The Actinomyces wuliandei genome contains the following window.
CTTGAGGTGCAGGGCGACAATGCGTGCCAGCCCGGAGGCCAGCTCGGTGGCGGCGTCGCCGCCGTGCTCCGCGATGTTGCCGATGTCGGCGTAGGCCTGGAGCCAGGGGGAGGGCAGCTCGTCGAGGACAGCGACGACGTCCTGGACGGCGGCGATGTCGTGGCCGTCGACGTTCTCGATCCCGAGGATGACACCCGCCTCCGCCGCGTGGGGCAGCACCTCGCCCAGCATCTCGACGTAGCGGCTGCGCGCCTGTGGGTTCCGGGGCTCGCCGTGGGCGAAGTACCCGGCTACCTGGAGCACCGGTGCCCCCAGGTCCACGCACAGGTCGATGCCCTGGTGGTAGATGCTGCGGGCCTGGTCCCGTACCGCAGGGTCGGCCGAGCCGGGGCCGAAGCGCCGGTGCGCGCTCAGGCACACACCGCCGATGCGCACCCCCGTGTCAGCGGCGGCCTGTGCCACCCGGCGACGCCGTGGGGAGGACCAGCCCAGGCGCGCCAGGCGCTCGTCGGACTCGTCCACGGAGAGGTCGGTGAAGCTGAACCCCGCCGTGCGTACCTGGGTGAACAGCTCGTCCCAGTCGGTGGTGCCGACCAGGGCCTTCTCGTAGATACCAAGAGTCACCTCACTGGCTGCACTGGCTGTGCTGGTTGGACGGGAGGTGCGGGTGCCAGCGGACGTCACCCCGCTGGCGGCCCCGGTGCTGCTGATGCTCCCGGTAGTCACCGGCCCCACACCCTCTCCATGGCCTCGCGCATCGCACGGGCAGCCTCCAGCGGGTCCTGTGCACCCACGATCGCCCGGCCCGCGATGACCACGCCGACCGGGTGCCCTGAGAAGACGTCGAGCCCGCGGGGCGTCACCCCGCCGGTGACCGTCACGGTGAAACCCGTCGCGGCCAGGTCGTCCACAGTCTCCAGGTCCCCCGGCCCCCAGGACAGGGGGCCGGCAGCCTCGGCGTCGCGGGAGCGGTGGACGATGACGTGCTCGACCCCGCGCTGGCGCCAGGCGACGGCCTGGTCGTGGTCGTAGTGCCCACCCAGCTCGACCTGGACCTCGCCGCCGTGGTCGGAGGCGACACTGACCACCTGCTCCACGGTGGTCAGGGAGGCACCCGCCACGCAGGACACCCAGTCGGCGCCGGCCTCGAAGCACTGGCGCGACAGGATCGAGCCCGCCTCGGCAATACGTGCGTCGGCGAGGATGGTGGCCTCCGGGTAGAGCGCGCGGATCTCGCGCACGCAGCGCAGCCCCTCGGCCAGCAGGAGCACGGTGCCCACCTCGATGACGTCGACCGCAGGCTGGCACCGTCCCAGGGCACGCAGCGCGGTGACCAGGTCGGTAGTGTCCAGGGCGACCTGGAGCCGGGGGAGAGTCATGACTGGTCACCCC
Protein-coding sequences here:
- a CDS encoding orotidine 5'-phosphate decarboxylase / HUMPS family protein, translating into MTLPRLQVALDTTDLVTALRALGRCQPAVDVIEVGTVLLLAEGLRCVREIRALYPEATILADARIAEAGSILSRQCFEAGADWVSCVAGASLTTVEQVVSVASDHGGEVQVELGGHYDHDQAVAWRQRGVEHVIVHRSRDAEAAGPLSWGPGDLETVDDLAATGFTVTVTGGVTPRGLDVFSGHPVGVVIAGRAIVGAQDPLEAARAMREAMERVWGR
- a CDS encoding L-ribulose-5-phosphate 3-epimerase; this translates as MTTGSISSTGAASGVTSAGTRTSRPTSTASAASEVTLGIYEKALVGTTDWDELFTQVRTAGFSFTDLSVDESDERLARLGWSSPRRRRVAQAAADTGVRIGGVCLSAHRRFGPGSADPAVRDQARSIYHQGIDLCVDLGAPVLQVAGYFAHGEPRNPQARSRYVEMLGEVLPHAAEAGVILGIENVDGHDIAAVQDVVAVLDELPSPWLQAYADIGNIAEHGGDAATELASGLARIVALHLKDVRPGQPRRVPMGQGVTDFDGAFATLAAARWSGRMMIEMWNDDAKDSLERCVAARHFIEDRLDRAGISVRTPRWEAAA